The window CCGCGAAGCCCTTGACCGGCCCCGAGCCGAAGGCGAACAGCGCCACCCCGGAGATGAAGTTGGTGGCGTTCGCGTCATAGATCGCGCGGCCGGCTTCCTTGTAGCCGGTCTCGACCGCGGCGACGACCTTGCGGCCGCGCTTGCGCTCCTCGCGGATACGTTCGTTGATCAGCACGTTGGCGTCCACCGCCGCGCCGATGGTGATGACGAAGCCCGCGATCCCCGGCAGGGTGAGCGTGAAGCTGCCCAATGCCATCAGGCCGAGCAGCATCAGCACGTTGAGCACCAGCGCTGCGGTCGCATAGAGGCCGAAGCGGCCATAGCTCGTCACCATCAGGACGATCACCGCAAGGCTGCCGATCGCCATTGCCAGCAGGCCCTTGCGGATCGAATCCGCGCCAAGGTCCGGCCCGACGGTGCGTTCCTCGATCACCTGCAGCGGCACCGGCAGCGCGCCCGAGCGCAGCGCAATCGCGAGGTTGTTGGCGCTCTCGGTGTTGAAGCTGCCCGAGATCTGCGCGCGGCCGCCCAGGATCGGCTCGTCGATCCGCGGCGCCGAAAGCACCTGCCCGTCGAGAATGATCGCAAAGGGCTTGCCGGTGTTCTCGCGCGTCAGCTTGGCGAACTTGGCCCCGCCCTGCGCGTCGAAGGTGATGTTGACGACGTTCTGGTTGTTGGTCGGATCGACCCCGGCCTGCGCGCCGGTGAGGTTTTCGCCGCGGATCCCGCCCAGACGGCGCACCGCTTCGAAGCGGCCTTCCATCGGGGTGCCGGGCGCATAGGGGAACACCTCGCTGCCCGGAGGCGCGATGCCGGCCTGCACATTCTCGGGCAGGGCGTTGAGATCCACCAGCTTGAATTCGAGCTGCGCGGTCTGGCCCAGCAGGCTCTTGAGCGCATCGGGATCCTGCAGGCCGGGCACCTGCACCACGATGCGGGTTTCGCCCTGCCGGATGATGGTCGGCTCGCGCGTGCCAAGCT is drawn from Erythrobacter sp. and contains these coding sequences:
- the secD gene encoding protein translocase subunit SecD; this translates as MLEFPLWKKIWLWAVTLAASVLALPSLANVAGIDWPAALPSPEVNLGLDLAGGSHLLLEAKAEDIRAQRLENMEETVRQLMRNASPRIRIGDVSTGDGKLSFMLDSPADIDRARGLVEPVMQGANLTREWDMSVVDGQRIVLTPTPAGLDTALDDAMESATEVVRRRIDELGTREPTIIRQGETRIVVQVPGLQDPDALKSLLGQTAQLEFKLVDLNALPENVQAGIAPPGSEVFPYAPGTPMEGRFEAVRRLGGIRGENLTGAQAGVDPTNNQNVVNITFDAQGGAKFAKLTRENTGKPFAIILDGQVLSAPRIDEPILGGRAQISGSFNTESANNLAIALRSGALPVPLQVIEERTVGPDLGADSIRKGLLAMAIGSLAVIVLMVTSYGRFGLYATAALVLNVLMLLGLMALGSFTLTLPGIAGFVITIGAAVDANVLINERIREERKRGRKVVAAVETGYKEAGRAIYDANATNFISGVALFAFGSGPVKGFAVVLVIGLFTSVFTGVTLTRLFVAGWLRKTRPNDINI